In Oryza glaberrima chromosome 8, OglaRS2, whole genome shotgun sequence, the following are encoded in one genomic region:
- the LOC127781991 gene encoding uncharacterized protein LOC127781991, with amino-acid sequence MAGFPLITSAITCAVGIIFFSVCYLPPAPVAALYFNYSTFSQDDGNTIRLEGDASFGDGWIDISANRYGHRGHSKGRASYSARPMLLWSRDTGEVASFTTRFSFNITPPKEDGGIDNKGTGMAFFLAAYPSMLPSGVDELGYNIGLTDQGPDAVATGDSRFVAVEFDTFNNTMVHDPDATYDHLGIDVNSVVSSKTLTLPSFTLVGNMTAVVEYDNVSSILAMRLHLGYGLSGPRHRPDYNLSYKVDLKSVLPELVSVGFSASTTTSFELHQLHSWYFSSSLEPKAAAVRGRVVAGATVGTVMFVILLFAMVAILVRQRQSKKKETEEAKNGGMDGSDDDDDDGETIVEIEMGTGPRRFPYYELVEATKSFAAEEKLGQGGFGTVYRGFLREQGLAVAIKRFTKDSSKQGRKEYKSEIKVISRLRHRNLVQLIGWCHGHDELLLVYELVPNRSLDIHLHGNGTFLTWPMRVKIILGLGSALFYLHEEWEQCVVHRDIKPSNVMLDESFNAKLGDFGLARFIDHIVGMQTMTAVSGTPGYVDPECVITGRASAESDVYSFGIVLLEVACGRRPMSLLDSQKNGIFRLVEWAWDLYGKGDILTDADERFNGDYDAAEMERVIVIGLWCAHPDPNARPSIRNAKAMLQSGGQLPVLPAKMPVPMYIPPVVSVDELFTSPAGMSSSSATQSSTTTVSGYATHISTSSDTSTSAGSKDSSSLLEHQFYSSSCLHTTATANSIRIDSINQRGEGTRWRSMAGVLPATTTTYNIVGLIFFFFSVFCDDLYSPAPVAVALTFNHTNFGPDEQTNIRLEGDAAFSADVSFSGDGGGWVDISANRLDGSIDHSRGRVSYALPVPLWDAATGEVASFTTGFSFVINPPKQDGGINNKGAGMAFFLAGFPSRLPSAGSYAYNLGLTNQTADQVAAGDDRFVAVEFDTFNDTIVHDPDATYDHLGVDVNSVVSKTTLTLPSFTLVGNMTAVVEYDNVSSILAMRLHLGYGLSGPRHRPDYNLSYKVDLKSVLPEQVAVGFSAATSTSVELHQLRSWYFSSSLEPKAAPPPVAPPSPSPPPTSGSGSGGVVAGATVGAALFVVLLFAMVAVVVLVRRRHQRKKMREAEEANDDDDDTEGDPIMEIENGTGPRRFAYHVLVNATKSFAAEEKLGQGGFGAVYRGYLREQGLAVAIKRFIKDSSNQGRREYKSEIKVISRLRHRNLVQLIGWCHGRNELLLVYELVPNRSLDVHLYGNGTFLTWPMRINIVIGLGSALLYLHEEWEQCVVHRDIKPSNVMLDESFNTKLGDFGLARLIDHADGVQTMTHPSGTPGYIDPECVITGKASAESDVYSFGVVLLEVVCARRPMSLLDDQNNGLFRLVEWVWDLYGQGAIHNAADKQLNNDYDVVEMERVVAVGLWCAHPDRCQRPSIRAAMMVLRSSGPMPMLPARMPVATYAPPVASSEGQLSSSTVSDVPEESVSVEEGSEAFVEAQGKSHRSQTTL; translated from the exons atggctggcTTTCCGCTGATCACATCAGCGATCACTTGCGCAGTGggcatcatcttcttctccgtCTGCTACCTGCCTCCGGCTCCGGTCGCCGCCTTGTACTTCAACTACTCCACCTTCAGCCAGGACGACGGGAACACCATCAGACTCGAAGGCGACGCCTCCTTCGGCGACGGGTGGATCGACATCAGCGCCAACAGGTACGGCCACAGGGGACACAGCAAAGGCCGGGCATCGTACAGCGCCCGGCCGATGCTCCTCTGGAGCAGGGACACCGGCGAGGTTGCCAGCTTCACCACGCGCTTCTCCTTCAACATCACCCCGCCCAAAGAGGACGGCGGCATCGACAACAAGGGCACCGGCAtggccttcttcctcgccgcctaCCCGTCCATGCTCCCGAGCGGGGTCGATGAGCTCGGCTACAACATCGGTCTCACCGACCAAGGCCCGGACGCCGTGGCGACTGGCGACAGCCGGTTCGTGGCGGTGGAGTTCGACACCTTCAACAACACCATGGTGCACGACCCCGACGCCACCTACGACCACCTCGGCATCGATGTCAACTCAGTCGTGTCCAGCAAGACCTTGACCTTGCCCAGCTTCACCCTCGTCGGGAACATGACCGCCGTCGTCGAGTACGACAACGTCTCCAGCATCCTGGCCATGAGGCTGCACCTCGGCTATGGGCTTAGTGGCCCCCGTCACCGGCCGGATTACAACCTTAGCTACAAGGTTGACCTCAAGAGCGTGTTGCCGGAGCTGGTCTCCGTTGGCTTCTCCGCCTCCACGACCACATCCTTTGAGCTGCATCAGCTGCATTCTTGGTATTTCAGCTCATCGTTGGAACCCAAGGCTGCGGCGGTACGTGGCAGAGTTGTAGCGGGAGCCACCGTTGGCACGGTAATGTTTGTCATACTCCTCTTCGCCATGGTAGCAATCCTTGTACGACAACGTCAGAGCAAGAAGAAGGAGACAGAGGAGGCAAAGAACGGAGGCATGgatggcagcgacgacgacgacgacgacggcgagactATCGTCGAGATCGAGATGGGGACGGGGCCAAGGCGATTTCCATACTACGAGCTTGTCGAGGCGACCAAGAGTttcgcggcggaggagaagctTGGGCAAGGCGGTTTCGGCACAGTGTATCGGGGCTTCCTCAGAGAGCagggcctcgccgtcgccataaAGAGATTCACCAAAGATTCCTCCAAGCAAGGCAGGAAGGAGTACAAGTCAGAGATCAAGGTCATAAGCCGTCTGCGCCACCGCAATCTCGTGCAGCTCATCGGCTGGTGCCATGGCCACGACGAGCTCCTTCTTGTTTACGAGCTCGTCCCCAACCGTAGCCTCGACATCCATCTCCACGGCAATGGCACCTTCCTCACATGGCCAATGAG GGTCAAGATTATTCTTGGGCTCGGATCAGCCCTATTCTACCTTCATGAGGAGTGGGAGCAATGTGTCGTACACCGTGACATCAAGCCAAGCAATGTCATGTTGGATGAGTCCTTCAATGCCAAACTAGGTGACTTCGGACTTGCAAGGTTCATTGATCACATCGTGGGGATGCAGACAATGACTGCAGTCTCTGGGACACCGGGCTATGTTGATCCTGAATGCGTGATCACCGGCAGAGCAAGCGCAGAGTCCGACGTTTACAGCTTCGGCATTGTCCTACTGGAGGTGGCGTGCGGGAGGAGGCCAATGAGCTTACTAGACAGCCAGAAGAATGGTATCTTCCGGTTGGTCGAGTGGGCCTGGGATTTGTACGGCAAGGGAGACATTCTCACGGACGCTGATGAGCGGTTCAACGGCGACTACgacgcggcggagatggagcgtGTCATTGTCATCGGGCTCTGGTGCGCACACCCTGATCCGAACGCGCGTCCGTCTATCAGAAATGCCAAGGCTATGCTCCAATCCGGTGGGCAACTGCCAGTGTTGCCGGCTAAGATGCCCGTGCCGATGTACATTCCTCCAGTGGTCTCTGTGGATGAGCTCTTCACGTCGCCTGCAGGGATGTCATCCTCAAGTGCGACacagtcatcaacaacaacggTGAGTGGCTACGCAACTCACATCTCGACTTCTTCTGACACATCCACTTCAGCTGGTTCGAAGGACTCGTCTTCGTTGCTCGAACATCAGTTCTA ttcatcATCATGTCTCCACACTACTGCCACTGCAAATAGTATACGCATTGACTCGATTAATCAGCGGGGGGAGGGAACACGGTGGCGATCGATGGCCGGCGTCTTGCCGGCAACCACCACGACGTACAATATTGTCgggctcatcttcttcttcttttccgtCTTCTGCGACGATCTCTACTCGCCGGCTCCAGTCGCCGTGGCCTTGACCTTCAACCACACCAACTTCGGCCCGGACGAGCAGACGAACATCAGGCTTGAAGGCGACGCCGCCTTCAGCGCCGACGTCTCCttcagcggcgacggcggcgggtgggtCGACATCAGCGCCAACAGGCTCGACGGCAGCATCGACCACAGCCGTGGCAGGGTGTCGTACGCCCTTCCGGTCCCTCTCTgggacgccgccaccggcgaggtTGCCAGCTTCACCACCGGCTTCTCCTTCGTCATCAACCCGCCCAAACAGGACGGCGGCATCAACAACAAGGGCGCCGGCAtggccttcttcctcgccggctTCCCGTCGAGGCTCCCGTCCGCCGGCTCCTACGCCTACAACCTCGGCCTCACCAACCAGACCGCCGACcaggtggccgccggcgacgaccggtTCGTCGCCGTGGAGTTCGACACCTTCAACGACACCATCGTGCACGACCCCGACGCCACCTACGACCACCTCGGCGTCGACGTCAACTCCGTCGTGTCCAAGACGACCTTGACCTTGCCCAGCTTCACCCTCGTCGGGAACATGACCGCCGTCGTCGAGTACGACAACGTCTCCAGCATCCTGGCCATGAGGCTGCACCTCGGCTATGGGCTTAGTGGCCCCCGTCACCGGCCGGATTACAACCTTAGCTACAAGGTTGACCTCAAGAGCGTGTTGCCGGAGCAGGTCGCCGTCGGCTTCTCCGCCGCGACGTCCACATCCGTCGAGCTGCATCAGCTGCGTTCATGGTACTTCAGCTCGTCGCTGGAACCCAAGGCCGCACCGccaccggtggcgccgccgtcaccgtcaccACCGCCTACCTCCGGTTCAGGAAGTGGCGGGGTTGTAGCGGGAGCCACCGTCGGCGCAGCACTGTTCGTCGTGCTCCTCTTCGCCATGGTAGCAGTCGTCGTACTCGTACGACGACGACatcagaggaagaagatgagggaggcggaggaggcgaacgacgacgacgatgacacgGAAGGCGATCCCATCATGGAGATCGAGAACGGGACGGGGCCGAGGCGGTTCGCGTACCATGTGCTCGTCAACGCAACCAAGAGCttcgcggcggaggagaagctTGGCCAGGGCGGATTCGGCGCAGTGTACCGGGGCTATCTAAGAGAGCagggcctcgccgtcgccattaaGAGGTTCATCAAAGATTCCTCCAACCAAGGGAGGAGGGAGTACAAGTCTGAGATCAAGGTCATAAGCCGGCTGCGCCACCGCAATCTGGTTCAGCTCATCGGCTGGTGCCATGGCCGCAacgagctcctcctcgtctACGAGCTCGTCCCCAACCGCAGCCTTGACGTCCATCTCTACGGCAATGGTACCTTCCTCACATGGCCAATGAG GATCAACATTGTTATTGGGCTCGGATCCGCCCTGCTCTACCTCCATGAGGAGTGGGAGCAATGTGTTGTGCACCGTGACATCAAGCCAAGCAATGTCATGCTGGATGAATCCTTCAATACAAAGCTAGGTGACTTCGGCCTCGCAAGGCTCATTGACCATGCTGATGGGGTACAGACAATGACGCACCCCTCTGGGACGCCCGGCTATATTGACCCCGAATGTGTGATCACTGGTAAAGCAAGTGCCGAATCTGATGTCTACAGTTTTGGGGTTGTTTTATTAGAAGTGGTATGTGCAAGGAGACCAATGAGTCTACTGGATGATCAAAATAATGGTCTCTTCCGACTAGTCGAGTGGGTCTGGGATCTATACGGCCAGGGAGCCATTCACAACGCAGCTGACAAGCAGCTCAACAATGACTATGATGTGGTTGAGATGGAGCGTGTCGTTGCTGTCGGGCTCTGGTGTGCGCATCCAGACCGATGCCAGCGGCCATCAATCAGAGCTGCTATGATGGTCCTCCGGTCCAGTGGACCAATGCCGATGCTACCAGCCAGGATGCCCGTGGCAACATATGCACCGCCGGTGGCCTCATCGGAGGGGCAGCTCTCGTCGTCGACGG tttccgacgttccggaggagagcgtttccgttgaggaaggttccgaagcgtttgtggaagcccaaggcaagtcacacagatcccaaacaaccctttga